The following coding sequences are from one Methanococcoides orientis window:
- a CDS encoding 50S ribosomal protein L30: MFAVVRMRGQVNVRGEIEDTLGMLRLHKVNHCVFLADNPNNKGMIQKAKDYIAYGAIDADTLADIIAKRGRLEGDERVTDAYVKENTDFDSIKAFAEALVSGNAKINDVPGLKPVFRLHPPRKGHAGIKRTAQQGGVLGNHGEDIKTLLNKMR; this comes from the coding sequence ATGTTCGCAGTAGTCAGAATGAGGGGCCAGGTAAATGTTCGCGGTGAGATCGAGGATACTCTCGGTATGCTTCGCCTTCACAAGGTCAACCATTGCGTATTCCTTGCTGACAACCCTAACAACAAGGGTATGATCCAGAAAGCAAAGGATTACATTGCATACGGTGCTATTGATGCTGATACTCTGGCAGATATAATTGCCAAGCGCGGCAGGCTCGAGGGCGATGAACGTGTGACAGATGCTTATGTGAAGGAGAATACTGATTTCGACTCCATTAAAGCATTCGCAGAAGCTCTTGTCAGCGGTAATGCAAAGATCAATGACGTTCCTGGTCTGAAGCCGGTTTTCAGGCTTCACCCACCAAGGAAAGGTCATGCTGGTATCAAGAGGACCGCTCAGCAGGGCGGTGTCCTTGGAAACCATGGTGAAGACATAAAGACACTTTTGAACAAGATGAGGTGA
- a CDS encoding RNA-guided pseudouridylation complex pseudouridine synthase subunit Cbf5, producing the protein MVSSRISKDVDMMVVKAHATTNAAYGCKPEDRPILDYINLGVVNIDKPVGPTSHEVTAWIRDMLGVSKAGHSGSLDPGVTGVLPVMLGKATKAVSALRLSGKEYICLMHLHNDVPEIKIKRVCKDFNGPIYQTPPIISAVKRQLRIRNIYYLDVLEIEGREVLMRVGCEAGTYLRKLCHDIGLILGCGGHMKQLRRTGTGPFREDTLVTLYDLKDACVFWQEDNDETELRKLILPMEAGLSHLPRIVIRDTAVDAICRGAYLAVSGIVSFSKSIKKDDKIALFTLKGEAVALCKASMDSDELLNNDHGIACITERVIMDAAIYPSCWTTK; encoded by the coding sequence ATGGTTTCATCACGAATTTCTAAAGACGTGGACATGATGGTCGTAAAGGCACATGCCACTACGAATGCCGCATACGGTTGCAAGCCTGAAGATCGTCCTATTCTTGATTATATTAATCTGGGTGTCGTGAACATCGACAAACCTGTTGGTCCAACCAGCCATGAGGTAACAGCATGGATAAGGGATATGCTGGGTGTAAGCAAAGCCGGTCATTCAGGTTCACTTGATCCTGGTGTAACAGGTGTGCTTCCAGTGATGCTTGGAAAAGCTACTAAAGCAGTCTCAGCCCTGCGCCTTTCAGGCAAAGAGTACATCTGCCTCATGCACCTTCACAATGACGTTCCTGAAATAAAGATCAAGCGTGTATGTAAGGACTTCAACGGTCCCATTTACCAGACCCCGCCTATTATCTCTGCTGTCAAGAGGCAGTTGCGGATCAGGAATATCTATTATCTTGATGTTCTGGAGATCGAAGGTAGGGAAGTGCTCATGAGGGTGGGCTGTGAGGCAGGGACATATCTGCGCAAGCTTTGTCATGATATTGGTCTCATACTGGGTTGTGGTGGCCACATGAAGCAGCTACGCAGGACAGGTACAGGTCCATTCAGGGAAGACACTCTGGTGACTCTCTACGATCTTAAGGATGCCTGTGTTTTCTGGCAAGAGGACAACGATGAGACCGAGCTTCGGAAGCTTATACTCCCAATGGAGGCTGGTTTGTCTCATCTGCCCCGCATTGTTATACGCGATACTGCCGTAGATGCGATATGCAGGGGTGCATACCTTGCAGTTTCAGGTATCGTTTCTTTTAGCAAGAGCATAAAAAAGGACGACAAGATCGCGTTATTTACCTTAAAAGGAGAAGCTGTGGCACTATGCAAGGCATCTATGGATTCCGATGAACTACTGAACAATGATCACGGAATAGCCTGTATCACCGAAAGAGTAATAATGGATGCCGCTATTTATCCAAGTTGCTGGACGACAAAATAA
- the cmk gene encoding (d)CMP kinase, whose translation MLLTISGLPGSGTTTVGKLLAEHYGVEIISAGDVFRGLAKERGMTLAEFGALAESDPSIDIEIDKRQSKIANSSDCLILEGRLAGHMAETALKLWVKAPMEVRVRRIVEREGSSFDIRLRETVEREASEALRYKEIHSIDINDLSIYDMVIDSSRWDQFVITDILIKAIDGCGGF comes from the coding sequence ATGCTTTTAACTATTAGTGGGCTGCCGGGCAGCGGAACCACGACTGTGGGGAAACTACTGGCAGAACATTATGGTGTGGAGATTATCTCTGCGGGTGATGTTTTCAGAGGTCTTGCAAAAGAACGTGGAATGACACTTGCAGAGTTTGGTGCTCTTGCAGAGTCTGATCCTTCTATTGATATCGAGATCGATAAAAGGCAGAGCAAGATCGCGAATAGTTCTGATTGTCTTATTCTTGAAGGTCGCCTTGCAGGTCATATGGCTGAAACTGCTCTGAAGTTGTGGGTAAAAGCTCCAATGGAAGTCCGTGTAAGGAGGATAGTTGAAAGAGAAGGCTCTTCCTTTGATATACGCCTGAGGGAGACTGTGGAACGTGAAGCTTCAGAAGCATTACGTTACAAAGAGATACATTCAATTGACATTAACGATCTTTCTATTTATGATATGGTTATTGATTCCAGCCGCTGGGACCAATTTGTGATCACAGACATTCTCATAAAGGCCATCGATGGCTGTGGCGGATTTTAA
- a CDS encoding 30S ribosomal protein S5, translated as MAYEYNEEWVPKTRLGTLVSEGQVTSMDEAMDSGLPIRESKIVDILLPDLEDEVLDINMVQRMTDSGRRVKFRATVIVGNGDGFVGLGQAKDVQVGPAIRKAIDNAKINITRIKRGCGSWECGCGLPHTVPSEVTGKVGSVTVVLKPAPRGLGLAAGGTAKKVLEKAGVKDVWTRTEGQTRTTLNFAKATYIALMNTGTVRRPIVFDETED; from the coding sequence ATGGCATATGAATATAATGAGGAATGGGTACCCAAGACAAGGCTTGGTACGCTTGTTTCAGAAGGACAGGTTACTTCCATGGATGAAGCCATGGATTCCGGTCTCCCTATAAGGGAATCAAAAATCGTTGATATATTATTACCTGATCTGGAGGATGAAGTTCTCGATATCAACATGGTTCAGAGGATGACTGACTCTGGAAGACGTGTCAAGTTCAGGGCAACCGTTATCGTTGGAAACGGCGATGGTTTTGTTGGACTTGGTCAGGCAAAGGATGTACAGGTAGGACCTGCTATCAGAAAGGCTATTGACAATGCAAAGATCAACATCACACGTATCAAACGTGGATGCGGTTCATGGGAATGCGGTTGTGGACTTCCACATACCGTTCCTTCCGAGGTCACTGGAAAGGTAGGTAGTGTCACTGTAGTATTGAAGCCTGCACCACGTGGACTTGGACTTGCTGCTGGAGGCACTGCAAAGAAAGTGCTTGAAAAAGCAGGTGTCAAGGACGTATGGACCCGCACAGAAGGTCAGACAAGGACCACTCTCAACTTCGCAAAGGCAACATACATTGCTCTGATGAACACAGGCACTGTAAGAAGGCCAATTGTATTTGATGAGACGGAGGACTGA
- a CDS encoding 50S ribosomal protein L32e, which produces MEDTVNETNMKEAVTTELALDDESKRLFKVRKVQKAKKPAFKRTDSHKYKRLDSNWRRPRGLQGKQRKHIAAKGALAQVGYGSPAAVKGLHPSGYAEVLVNTVKDVDDVDASFEAIRIARTVGGRKKAIIEAKATEMGIKILNPTRSE; this is translated from the coding sequence ATGGAAGATACAGTTAATGAAACTAACATGAAAGAAGCAGTTACCACTGAACTTGCACTTGATGATGAGTCCAAGAGACTTTTTAAAGTCAGGAAAGTCCAGAAGGCTAAGAAACCTGCATTCAAGAGGACTGATTCACACAAGTACAAGCGTCTGGATTCCAACTGGAGAAGGCCAAGAGGTCTTCAGGGCAAGCAGCGCAAGCACATTGCTGCAAAAGGTGCTCTTGCACAGGTAGGATATGGCAGTCCTGCAGCAGTAAAAGGTCTTCACCCATCCGGGTATGCAGAAGTTCTTGTGAACACCGTTAAAGACGTTGATGACGTTGATGCTTCCTTTGAAGCTATAAGGATCGCAAGGACCGTTGGTGGAAGGAAGAAAGCAATCATCGAGGCAAAAGCAACTGAAATGGGTATTAAGATATTGAACCCTACCAGGAGTGAGTAA
- a CDS encoding uL15m family ribosomal protein, translating into MSNKTNTKKFRGSRTCGGGTTKNRRGAGNRGGRGRSGENKHHFTRALQGGYIRGSGRGFSRPLKMIRDVSVVNVGELDELADQLVEDGFAQLEAGAYSINLADLEIEKVLGTGKVTKNMVVTASSFSGVARNKIENAGGSCVETEE; encoded by the coding sequence ATGAGCAACAAAACCAACACAAAGAAGTTCAGGGGTTCCCGCACCTGTGGTGGCGGTACTACTAAGAATCGCCGTGGTGCAGGTAACCGTGGTGGACGTGGTAGATCAGGTGAAAATAAGCATCACTTCACAAGGGCTTTACAGGGTGGATACATCCGTGGAAGCGGTCGTGGTTTCTCCCGTCCTTTGAAGATGATCCGCGATGTTTCAGTTGTGAACGTCGGTGAACTTGACGAACTTGCAGATCAGCTTGTTGAAGATGGTTTTGCACAGCTTGAAGCTGGTGCATATTCTATCAATCTTGCAGATCTCGAAATTGAAAAAGTTCTTGGTACCGGAAAAGTAACAAAGAATATGGTTGTTACAGCAAGCAGCTTCTCAGGAGTTGCACGGAACAAGATCGAAAATGCAGGTGGATCCTGCGTAGAAACCGAAGAGTAA
- a CDS encoding 30S ribosomal protein S4e, whose protein sequence is MGNHQKRISVPNSWQISKKSNKWITSTRPGPHNRLQSLPLAVVLRDMLGVVDNRAEAKRILSEGKVLVDGVARKDLRFPVGLMDVISIPLNNTEYLILLDGKGRLVLNKLEGMGANKLCRIENKTVIKGGNVQMNLNDGTNLNGSNDYNTKDSIILSLPDKSIVKHIKYEVGNLAMIVGGSHSGEIGTIKEINKVRSSKYNTVTISGETEFETIENYVFVVGEKEPEISLGGESIE, encoded by the coding sequence GTGGGCAATCATCAAAAGAGAATATCTGTCCCAAATAGCTGGCAGATCTCAAAGAAGTCCAACAAATGGATAACATCCACAAGACCAGGTCCTCATAACAGATTACAGAGTCTTCCTCTTGCTGTTGTGCTTAGGGACATGCTTGGTGTCGTTGACAACCGGGCAGAAGCAAAGAGAATACTTTCAGAAGGCAAGGTCCTTGTTGACGGAGTCGCAAGGAAGGATCTAAGGTTCCCTGTAGGTTTGATGGATGTAATTAGCATCCCATTGAACAATACAGAATACCTTATATTGCTTGATGGTAAGGGAAGGCTTGTTCTGAACAAGCTTGAGGGTATGGGCGCAAACAAACTGTGCCGTATTGAAAATAAGACTGTCATCAAGGGCGGAAACGTACAGATGAACCTGAACGATGGTACAAACCTTAATGGTTCCAACGATTACAATACAAAGGATTCAATCATACTTTCCCTTCCTGACAAGTCAATTGTAAAACACATCAAGTACGAAGTAGGCAATCTTGCAATGATCGTTGGTGGAAGCCACTCTGGAGAGATCGGTACTATCAAAGAGATCAACAAGGTAAGGAGCTCTAAGTACAACACAGTGACCATCTCCGGTGAAACCGAGTTCGAGACAATCGAGAACTATGTTTTCGTAGTAGGCGAGAAGGAGCCAGAGATCAGCTTAGGTGGTGAGTCAATTGAGTAA
- a CDS encoding 30S ribosomal protein S8: MVLLDPLADALSMIKNAEAVGKDSCTIKPASKLIGNVLKVMKDRGYIGEFEFVEDGKAGVYTVELIGRINKCGAIKPRYSVGATEFEKWEKQFLPAKNFGVLILTTPQGVISQYEARENNVGGQLLSFVY, from the coding sequence ATGGTATTATTAGATCCTCTTGCTGACGCGTTATCTATGATCAAGAACGCTGAAGCTGTTGGTAAAGATTCCTGCACTATCAAGCCCGCATCAAAGCTCATAGGGAATGTCCTTAAGGTCATGAAGGACCGTGGATATATCGGTGAGTTTGAGTTTGTGGAAGATGGTAAGGCTGGAGTATATACAGTAGAACTTATTGGACGTATTAACAAGTGTGGAGCTATCAAGCCACGTTATTCAGTTGGAGCAACCGAGTTCGAGAAATGGGAGAAACAGTTCCTTCCTGCAAAGAACTTTGGTGTTCTGATCCTTACAACACCTCAGGGAGTAATTTCCCAGTATGAGGCTCGTGAGAATAACGTTGGTGGCCAGTTATTATCATTTGTGTACTAA
- a CDS encoding 30S ribosomal protein S14 codes for MTQTEKNFGRGANECKRCGRKQGLVRKYGIYLCRHCFREIAHDMGFEKYT; via the coding sequence ATGACTCAGACAGAGAAGAACTTTGGAAGAGGCGCAAACGAGTGTAAAAGATGCGGCAGAAAGCAGGGTCTCGTACGCAAGTATGGTATCTACCTTTGCAGGCATTGTTTCAGGGAAATTGCCCATGATATGGGATTTGAAAAATATACATGA
- a CDS encoding adenylate kinase, giving the protein MNVVLFGPPGAGKGTQAKELAKHYQIPHISTGDILRANVRDGTELGREAKGYMDKGELVPDEVLIGIIKNRLTESDCKTGYLLDGYPRTTPQADALSGILDDIGMPLEVVLNIDVADEELVTRLCGRYMCNCGESYHIKFNPPKEEGVCNACGAQLYQRDDDKEDVIRQRLDSYKEKTQPLIDYYKEKGILVNIDGAGEISRVFSDICEVLDQYK; this is encoded by the coding sequence ATGAATGTTGTGTTATTTGGTCCACCGGGTGCAGGAAAAGGCACCCAGGCCAAGGAACTGGCTAAGCATTATCAGATCCCTCACATATCTACCGGTGATATTTTGAGGGCTAACGTGCGTGATGGTACCGAACTTGGACGTGAAGCCAAGGGATACATGGATAAAGGCGAACTTGTGCCTGATGAAGTGTTGATTGGCATTATCAAGAACCGTCTCACAGAGTCTGACTGCAAGACCGGTTATCTTCTTGATGGATATCCAAGGACAACTCCTCAGGCAGACGCTCTGTCAGGCATCCTCGATGATATTGGTATGCCTCTTGAAGTCGTCCTTAATATTGATGTTGCCGATGAGGAACTTGTAACCCGTCTTTGTGGAAGGTACATGTGTAATTGTGGTGAGAGTTATCACATCAAGTTCAACCCTCCAAAAGAAGAGGGTGTCTGTAACGCGTGTGGTGCACAGCTCTACCAGCGCGATGATGATAAAGAGGATGTCATCAGGCAAAGACTCGATTCCTATAAAGAGAAGACTCAGCCTCTTATCGATTATTACAAGGAGAAAGGTATCCTTGTTAATATTGATGGGGCTGGTGAGATCAGCAGGGTATTTTCAGATATCTGCGAAGTACTTGACCAGTACAAGTAA
- the secY gene encoding preprotein translocase subunit SecY: protein MSLRESLEPFFNRLPAVASPEGHVHFKNKLMWTLGILVLYFALANVPLFGLSSDSIDLFEQYRAFFAGASGSLMLLGIGPIVTASIVLQLLVGADVIKLNMSDPADQAFFQGAQKFMVFVMIVLEALPQIVGGYIQPDAGVASALGVGLGVVTFIIFIQICIGGMLILFMDEIVSKWGIGSGVGLFIVAGVSQQIVTGLFNWELDTGGLPIGILPKWIYIAQNVGLDYIFTGDGAMFLLIRGGILALVSTVAIFLLVVYVESTRIEIPLAHSAVRGARGRFPVKLIYASVLPMILVRALQANIQMIGLLLSGRGITLFGEYYGSTPINGVMYYLSPINSPYDWIPSLVRETFTGYGAPVPSMWQVGLHVLVDATFLIVGGIIFALFWIETTGMGAKPTAQKVFNSGMQIPGFRRNVGSIEKVMVRYIPKVTIIGGAFIGGLTLLASLLGTIGGAGGTGLLLTVSIVYRLYEDIASEQMMEMHPMVRSFFGQE, encoded by the coding sequence ATGAGTCTCAGGGAGAGTTTGGAACCGTTTTTTAACAGATTGCCCGCCGTTGCAAGTCCAGAGGGGCATGTGCATTTTAAAAACAAGTTAATGTGGACTCTTGGAATACTGGTACTTTACTTTGCTCTTGCAAATGTACCACTGTTTGGTCTTTCAAGTGATTCCATTGATTTGTTCGAACAATATAGAGCGTTCTTTGCTGGAGCATCAGGATCACTAATGCTTCTTGGTATAGGTCCTATTGTTACCGCATCTATTGTCCTTCAGCTTCTTGTGGGAGCTGACGTTATCAAGCTCAACATGTCCGATCCTGCAGACCAGGCGTTCTTCCAGGGTGCACAGAAATTTATGGTCTTTGTAATGATCGTTCTTGAAGCTCTTCCACAGATCGTAGGAGGCTATATCCAGCCGGATGCCGGAGTAGCATCTGCTCTTGGAGTTGGTCTTGGAGTTGTTACGTTCATTATATTCATCCAGATCTGTATCGGCGGTATGCTTATCCTGTTCATGGATGAGATCGTGTCAAAATGGGGAATTGGTTCCGGTGTGGGACTGTTCATCGTTGCTGGTGTTTCGCAGCAGATCGTAACTGGATTGTTCAACTGGGAACTCGACACCGGAGGTCTTCCTATCGGAATTCTTCCAAAGTGGATATATATAGCTCAGAATGTGGGACTAGATTACATTTTCACAGGCGATGGGGCCATGTTCCTGCTTATCAGAGGTGGAATCCTGGCACTTGTGAGTACAGTTGCGATCTTCCTGCTGGTAGTATATGTAGAAAGTACCCGCATTGAGATCCCATTAGCACACAGCGCTGTAAGAGGTGCAAGGGGTAGGTTCCCTGTAAAGCTTATCTATGCATCCGTTCTTCCGATGATCCTTGTAAGGGCTCTCCAGGCGAACATACAGATGATAGGTCTGCTACTTTCAGGACGTGGTATTACTCTGTTTGGTGAATACTATGGTTCCACTCCTATTAACGGTGTGATGTATTATCTTTCACCTATAAACAGTCCATATGACTGGATACCTTCACTTGTACGGGAAACATTTACAGGATATGGTGCTCCGGTGCCTTCAATGTGGCAGGTAGGACTGCATGTTCTCGTTGATGCAACGTTCCTTATCGTTGGTGGTATCATATTCGCTCTGTTCTGGATCGAAACTACTGGCATGGGTGCCAAACCTACTGCACAGAAAGTGTTCAATTCAGGAATGCAGATCCCTGGTTTCAGGCGTAATGTTGGAAGTATTGAGAAGGTCATGGTCAGGTACATCCCGAAGGTAACCATTATTGGTGGTGCTTTCATTGGCGGACTTACACTTCTGGCAAGTTTGCTGGGTACCATTGGTGGTGCCGGAGGTACAGGGTTACTGCTTACAGTAAGTATTGTATATCGTTTGTATGAGGATATTGCATCTGAACAGATGATGGAAATGCATCCAATGGTCAGATCTTTCTTCGGACAAGAATAA
- a CDS encoding 50S ribosomal protein L19e, with amino-acid sequence MTNLTNQKKLAAKVLGCGVHKVWLDPEASAEIAVAITREDIRGLIAGGSIKAELVKGVSRGRARERDAKRKYGHRKGHGSRKGRKGARNPRKEQWMKKIRALRRRLKELRADGTLDKSTYCKVYRKAKGGEYRNLAHMEAHLNIKKTE; translated from the coding sequence ATGACTAATCTCACAAACCAGAAAAAACTTGCAGCAAAGGTCCTGGGATGCGGAGTCCACAAGGTCTGGTTAGATCCTGAAGCTTCTGCTGAAATAGCAGTTGCTATTACAAGAGAAGATATCCGTGGTCTTATCGCAGGCGGAAGCATAAAAGCAGAGCTTGTAAAGGGTGTTAGCCGCGGACGCGCAAGAGAAAGGGATGCAAAACGTAAATACGGCCACCGCAAGGGTCATGGTTCCCGTAAAGGTAGAAAGGGTGCACGTAACCCGAGGAAAGAGCAGTGGATGAAAAAAATCCGTGCTCTCAGAAGGAGGCTTAAAGAGCTTCGTGCAGATGGTACACTCGATAAGTCCACATACTGCAAGGTCTACCGTAAAGCAAAGGGTGGCGAGTATAGGAACTTAGCTCATATGGAAGCGCATCTTAATATTAAGAAGACAGAATGA
- a CDS encoding 50S ribosomal protein L18 produces the protein MATGARYKVPFRRRREGRTDYHQRLRLLLSKEDRVVVRKSTRHMQLQLVAPDAKGDMTLTSAISTELGKYGYEEATGNTTAAYLTGFLFGHKALKEGYESGVLDIGIQASSPGCRVYAALKGAVDAGLDVPHNSSVFPSDERIRGEHVAEYMEGSNLPEVFEAVKEKILAEFS, from the coding sequence ATGGCTACAGGAGCCCGTTATAAAGTCCCATTCAGGCGACGAAGGGAAGGGCGTACAGATTATCACCAGAGACTCAGGTTACTTCTGTCAAAAGAGGATCGTGTGGTTGTGCGTAAGAGCACAAGGCACATGCAGTTGCAACTTGTGGCACCAGATGCAAAGGGAGATATGACATTAACGTCAGCTATCTCTACTGAGCTTGGGAAATATGGATACGAGGAAGCAACCGGTAACACAACCGCAGCATACCTTACAGGTTTCTTGTTCGGACACAAGGCACTTAAGGAAGGCTATGAGAGCGGTGTACTGGATATCGGAATTCAGGCATCATCACCAGGATGTCGTGTATATGCAGCACTCAAAGGTGCTGTTGACGCAGGACTGGATGTGCCTCACAATTCCTCAGTATTCCCATCTGATGAGCGTATAAGAGGAGAACACGTTGCAGAATATATGGAAGGATCCAATCTGCCGGAAGTGTTCGAAGCAGTTAAGGAAAAGATCCTTGCAGAGTTCAGTTAA
- a CDS encoding DUF106 domain-containing protein, producing MADSNFKKTAERFVLAVGISLMIGILVLGEEGREGIGAIVGILMDPISAMVGDGNFHIMLFIMAAITALYASLIQKYTINWQLMRNTQERMKSFQKEFREAQLSQNTYMVKKLEEQRADMMSDQMEMSKQQFKPMAYISIISLPLFMWAYHYISLHPGASLVFPFWGEQELVTTVLGPIQYWIFWYFITSLAISQVVRKALDIGGV from the coding sequence ATGGCAGATTCAAATTTCAAGAAAACAGCAGAAAGGTTTGTACTGGCGGTCGGTATCTCTTTAATGATAGGGATTCTTGTTCTCGGTGAGGAGGGCAGGGAGGGTATCGGAGCTATTGTTGGCATCCTGATGGATCCTATAAGTGCTATGGTCGGTGATGGCAACTTCCATATAATGTTGTTCATCATGGCAGCGATCACTGCTTTGTATGCATCACTTATTCAGAAATATACCATTAACTGGCAACTTATGCGCAACACACAGGAGCGCATGAAGTCCTTCCAGAAGGAATTCCGTGAGGCACAGCTCTCACAGAATACCTATATGGTCAAGAAATTGGAGGAACAGCGTGCTGATATGATGTCTGACCAGATGGAAATGTCAAAGCAGCAGTTCAAACCGATGGCATATATCAGTATTATCTCTTTGCCTCTTTTCATGTGGGCATATCATTACATTAGCCTGCATCCGGGTGCTTCACTGGTATTCCCATTTTGGGGAGAACAAGAGCTTGTGACTACTGTTCTGGGTCCGATCCAGTATTGGATATTCTGGTACTTCATTACATCACTGGCTATCAGTCAGGTAGTGCGTAAAGCACTGGACATTGGTGGCGTCTAA
- a CDS encoding 50S ribosomal protein L5, with amino-acid sequence MRDPKVDKVVVHMGVGESGQHLVDAEGILEAVTGQTVIRSYAKRTLPAFSIKKNEPIGCKVTLRGDAAEDFLTTSLEIIEKTLRASQFDDYGNVSFGVEEHTDYPGMRYDPNIGIFGMDINVVVNRPGYRVNKRRVMKRKIPTSHKISKEDTISFFKENYGVEVE; translated from the coding sequence ATGAGAGATCCTAAGGTCGATAAAGTGGTCGTCCACATGGGTGTTGGAGAAAGTGGTCAGCACCTTGTAGATGCAGAAGGGATCCTTGAAGCTGTTACCGGTCAGACCGTTATAAGAAGCTATGCAAAGAGAACTTTGCCTGCTTTCAGTATCAAAAAGAACGAGCCTATCGGATGCAAGGTAACTCTCCGTGGAGATGCTGCAGAAGATTTCCTGACAACATCTCTGGAAATTATCGAAAAAACACTCCGTGCATCCCAGTTCGATGACTATGGTAACGTTTCTTTTGGTGTTGAAGAACACACTGACTATCCTGGCATGAGGTACGATCCTAACATCGGTATCTTTGGAATGGATATAAATGTGGTTGTAAACCGTCCTGGTTACAGGGTAAACAAAAGAAGGGTCATGAAGCGAAAGATACCAACTTCCCACAAAATCTCAAAAGAGGATACGATATCTTTCTTTAAAGAAAATTATGGTGTGGAGGTAGAATAA
- a CDS encoding 50S ribosomal protein L6: MAKEIKKIISIPEGVTVTLENNVLSASGPKGTNTRFVWYPGVNIEVNGSEVIVDSPSSRKKQKAMVGTLSSHINNMMKGAVDGFEYHMKVVYSHFPMQLKVEGKQFVISNFLGEKKPRVSKILGETTVKTSGDEVIVSGINKEDVGQTAANIEQKTKIKRFDPRVFQDGIYIVEKRV; encoded by the coding sequence ATGGCAAAAGAAATCAAAAAAATAATCTCGATTCCTGAAGGTGTGACAGTAACGTTAGAAAATAACGTTCTGTCCGCTTCAGGGCCCAAAGGTACTAACACAAGATTCGTGTGGTATCCAGGTGTAAACATTGAAGTGAACGGTTCAGAAGTGATCGTTGACTCTCCATCATCGAGGAAAAAACAGAAAGCAATGGTCGGAACGCTTTCTTCCCACATCAATAATATGATGAAGGGAGCTGTGGATGGATTTGAGTACCACATGAAAGTGGTCTACTCTCACTTTCCAATGCAGCTTAAGGTCGAAGGAAAGCAGTTTGTCATCAGTAACTTCCTTGGTGAGAAGAAGCCAAGGGTTTCCAAGATCCTTGGTGAGACAACTGTAAAAACAAGTGGTGACGAAGTCATTGTCTCCGGTATCAACAAGGAAGATGTCGGTCAGACCGCTGCTAACATAGAGCAGAAGACAAAGATCAAACGCTTTGATCCACGTGTGTTCCAGGATGGTATATACATCGTTGAGAAGAGGGTATGA